The following is a genomic window from Chitinophagales bacterium.
ATGCATAAAGAAATGGGTAAAAATCTGATAAGGTCGAAAGTCTGGATGAGCTGGGTAGTATAGCCCCAGCTTAGAATTAAGTTCCCAACCCAATTCTGGAAATGCATACATCACTACATATCGCAGAAGAAACATGACTACATTCAAAATGATTAAATTTTTTACAGCAGGAGTGAGTCTATTCATAAAAGTGTTTTTCAATATCGTGGTAAGGAATGTTGTAGAATATCGGTTTGCCGCTCGGTGTTACATAATAATTTTCGACTCGAAATATTTGTTCGGACAGATAATCCACTTCTTCATTAGTCAAGGATTGACTGCGTTTGATACTAGAAATTTTACATATAGAGATGAGCAACGTTTCTTTTTTTGAATTTTTGGCTTTGAAATTGTGTTTAAAGTTTTCTACCAATTCTATCAGCAACTCCTTCTCATTTCCACTCGGCAAATCTGCAGGTATGCCCTGTATAGCAAAGACCTGATTGCCCATAGGACTGATATCAAAGCCTAAGTGATGGAGGTCAACCATTATTTCTTCGAGTACGAAGCTATCTTGAATAGAAAAATCTACACAAATCGGAAACAATAACCGCTGACTAGCAATTTTTTCTTTAAGGGATAGTCGAAGCATTTCATCAAACAAAATTCGCTCGTGTGCACGTCTTTGATCAAGCAAAAGCAGTCCCTGATTGGTAGGCAATACGATAAATTTATTTAATATCTGGGTAGCACGACCTATGATTTCTATATTCTGTTTTTCAAATGGCAATTCTACATTGGCTTGTTCTTTTTGCTCCAGACCAGCTATTTCTCCTGAGTAATACTCATTGTTAAGTGATTGAGAAAAAATAGCTTCCCAATTTTTTTCGTTTTGTTTGACAAATGAAAAACCTGCTCTACCATTTCCAGTGTTAGATTTATTCAATACTTCTACTTGATTCTTCATAGCATTCGGATTGGCTACGGCATCCATATTGTGAAAAACACTGTCGATGTTAAAATCTATAGAGGGAGCTATATTGAATTGCATCAGGGATCGACGAATACTCGCATTGATAAATCCATAAATGAGTTGCTCATCTTCAAATTTAATTTCCTGCTTGGTAGGATGTACATTAATGTCAATCAACTTCGGATCGATGTCAATAAATATGACATAAAAGGGATAATCGCCTTGACTTATGAGGTCTTTGTACGCTGAGAAAATAGCATGCTGGATATAATTGCTTTTTATAAACCGCTTATTGACGTAGAGGTATTGTTTGCCCTTAGATTTTGAATTGGCAGCAGTAGGCTTGCATACAAATCCTGATATTTTGAGAATATCAGCTTCTTCTTCTATCGGAACAAATTTTTCATTGTAGCTTTTGCCAAATATGTCTGTAATACGGCGAAGAGAACTCGCTGGGAGCAATCGATACATTTCATGGTCATTGTGATGCAGCGAAAATTCAACTTGAGGATAGGCGATAGCCAATCGACTAAATTCTGCTATAATCTGGGACATTTCTTGCGCATCTGATTTTAGAAAATTTCGTCTCGCTGGCACATTGTAAAACAAATTTTTCATTGCGAACTGCGTACCTTGTGGCAAACTAGCGGGCTCCTGTGCCTTCACTTCACTATTTTCGATGACTATTCTTGTTCCGAATTCATCGATAGCACGCTTGGTTTTCATCTCGACCTGAGCTACTGCCGCTATGGAGGCCAAAGCCTCTCCTCTAAACCCATTGGAATGGATACGAAACAAATCGTCGATAGAGCGAATCTTAGAGGTAGCATGCTTTTCAAAACAAAGTCGAGCATCTGTAACGCTCATGCCTATACCATTATCTATAACCTGAATCAAGGTTTTACCTGCATCTTTGACTATAAGAGAGATTTTTGTGGCTTGCGCATCGATTGCATTTTCCATCAATTCCTTGACTGCACTAGCCGGTCGCTGTATAACCTCACCAGCTGCTATCTGGTTAGATATGTGATCAGGAAGAAGTTGTATGATGTCTTGCATTACAAAAGTCAAGAGTCAATTAGACTC
Proteins encoded in this region:
- the mutL gene encoding DNA mismatch repair endonuclease MutL → MQDIIQLLPDHISNQIAAGEVIQRPASAVKELMENAIDAQATKISLIVKDAGKTLIQVIDNGIGMSVTDARLCFEKHATSKIRSIDDLFRIHSNGFRGEALASIAAVAQVEMKTKRAIDEFGTRIVIENSEVKAQEPASLPQGTQFAMKNLFYNVPARRNFLKSDAQEMSQIIAEFSRLAIAYPQVEFSLHHNDHEMYRLLPASSLRRITDIFGKSYNEKFVPIEEEADILKISGFVCKPTAANSKSKGKQYLYVNKRFIKSNYIQHAIFSAYKDLISQGDYPFYVIFIDIDPKLIDINVHPTKQEIKFEDEQLIYGFINASIRRSLMQFNIAPSIDFNIDSVFHNMDAVANPNAMKNQVEVLNKSNTGNGRAGFSFVKQNEKNWEAIFSQSLNNEYYSGEIAGLEQKEQANVELPFEKQNIEIIGRATQILNKFIVLPTNQGLLLLDQRRAHERILFDEMLRLSLKEKIASQRLLFPICVDFSIQDSFVLEEIMVDLHHLGFDISPMGNQVFAIQGIPADLPSGNEKELLIELVENFKHNFKAKNSKKETLLISICKISSIKRSQSLTNEEVDYLSEQIFRVENYYVTPSGKPIFYNIPYHDIEKHFYE